The Glycine max cultivar Williams 82 chromosome 12, Glycine_max_v4.0, whole genome shotgun sequence genome window below encodes:
- the LOC100776008 gene encoding protein WHAT'S THIS FACTOR 9, mitochondrial, with protein sequence MFHWLFGIARNFGFVRGYQQGYIYQQKFSLVNIKLKWVKDRTLDAVVTGQRDLKAVGILVSIIYSSSECCLPIYHLSRHRGQLGLPSDLKLSTFIRRYPNIFNESSFLDSGGSPVPCFSLSPEALELHHEEVNILQQNQLELRDRLCKLLMLTSDRILPLQTIDQLKWDLGLPYDYQHSFVPNHPESFLYVRLPDDRIGLKLLFWDDKLAISELQKNTSLQQKAEDIKNGSLEFPISFTRGFGLKRKCMEWLKEWQKLPYTSPYINASHLDPRTDVSEKRIVGVFHELLHLTLHKQTERKNVSNLRRPLALPQKFTKVFERHPGIFYISKRSDTQTVVLREAYNGQEPVQNHALVQIREEFASLLKKGLLDRSKGVYKKSRHTNLVEGLRKEVCIAKKTNQLSSEDESDSMFF encoded by the coding sequence ATGTTTCATTGGCTTTTTGGTATTGCAAGAAATTTTGGTTTTGTTCGTGGTTATCAACAAGGATACATTTACCAGCAGAAGTTTAGTCTTGTGAACATAAAGTTGAAATGGGTGAAAGATAGGACATTGGATGCTGTTGTTACTGGTCAGAGGGATCTTAAGGCAGTTGGGATTCTTGTCTCCATCATTTATTCTTCTTCTGAATGCTGCCTTCCAATTTATCATCTTTCTCGCCACCGTGGACAACTTGGTCTTCCCAGTGACCTCAAACTTTCCACCTTTATAAGAAGATATCCCAACATATTTAATGAGTCCTCTTTTCTTGATAGTGGAGGCTCTCCTGTTCCGTGTTTCAGTTTGAGTCCTGAAGCCTTGGAGCTCCATCATGAGGAAGTCAACATCCTTCAGCAAAATCAGTTGGAACTCAGGGATAGGCTGTGCAAACTGCTTATGCTCACAAGTGATAGAATCCTTCCACTACAAACCATTGACCAGTTAAAATGGGACTTGGGTTTACCATACGATTACCAGCATTCTTTTGTTCCAAATCATCCTGAAAGTTTCTTATATGTTCGCCTTCCTGATGATCGTATTGGCCTGAAATTGTTATTTTGGGATGACAAGCTTGCCATCTCAGAGTTACAGAAGAATACTTCTCTACAACAAAAGGCAGAAGACATAAAAAATGGATCCTTAGAATTTCCAATTAGTTTCACCAGGGGTTttggtttgaaaagaaaatgcatgGAGTGGTTGAAAGAGTGGCAGAAACTCCCTTATACTTCACCTTACATCAATGCCTCTCATTTGGATCCCCGTACTGATGTATCTGAGAAAAGGATAGTTGGAGTCTTCCATGAGCTCCTTCATCTCACACTCCATAAGCAAACCGAGCGCAAGAACGTTAGCAACTTGCGTAGACCCTTGGCCTTACCTCAGAAGTTTACTAAAGTATTTGAGCGTCATCctggtattttttatatttccaaGAGGAGTGATACCCAAACAGTTGTTCTTAGGGAGGCCTATAATGGTCAGGAACCTGTGCAGAATCATGCCCTTGTACAAATTAGAGAGGAATTTGCAAGCCTGTTGAAGAAAGGGCTATTGGATAGGAGTAAGGGTGTATACAAAAAAAGCAGACACACTAATTTGGTGGAGGGTTTGAGAAAGGAGGTTTGCATTGCTAAAAAAACTAACCAGCTTAGTTCTGAGGATGAATCAGATTCCATGTTTTTCTGA